A single window of Desulfonatronovibrio hydrogenovorans DSM 9292 DNA harbors:
- a CDS encoding ClpP-like prohead protease/major capsid protein fusion protein encodes MPFPINKIAKIQANAERKQSIAEKIIALRKDPDAPKNFGQHIARSDGQTVDLYIYDVIGWPWIEAQDIVDAVPKDVTEINLHINSPGGSVFEGTAIYNWLKNHSAKINVYIDGLAASMASIIAMVGQTIIMPRSAFFMIHDPWALMIGTAEDLRKEADLLDKIETVMSEIYAERSGKDLGQIRGWMHQETWFTGLEAIEAGFADQLDGNNPDTQAAQAMFDLSIFDRAPGKAPDRKATPQTLQRAASARVNNIKTEEEKMNPELRKLLEAKGLAKDATDEQALQFMKDLLARGDLSSDDQKKIRSEERKAEKTRQKEIRQAVRLAGLKEAFAEELIENDTTLDAAREKIFAKMAETNPPIGAGRIQSGETENEKFKSAAVDALVMRAGLHIEKPTAGAKQLMGYEIAQIIRESLMRSGHDVSSLHSRRMVADFVFNSRQMTMTTSDFPEIFRDAANKTLQKSYEEIPVTYPAWTNRVPATDFKDMYNVSLSEAPDLDLVSEAGEYKYGDLKDSAEKYRVFKYGKIVKLTFESIVNDDLRAFTRLPRLLGSAARRKENELVYSLLTSGSNNHGPTMSDNRQLFKTTVHKNLLQTGRAITAENLDAARQLMRAQKGLKGSRLNIEPRFLLVSPKKEMVTDVLLRSAASVTDDKNSGVLNPMQGKFVSIVEPYLLDVFSGLGWYIIADPAQFDTFEVAYLDGYEQPQIMEREAFTSDAIEWKIRHFFGVGAMEFRTLVLNDGTA; translated from the coding sequence ATGCCTTTTCCCATTAATAAGATAGCAAAAATCCAGGCTAATGCGGAAAGGAAGCAGAGCATAGCCGAAAAAATCATAGCCTTGCGCAAAGACCCGGATGCTCCCAAGAATTTCGGCCAGCACATTGCCCGGTCCGACGGACAGACCGTTGATCTGTACATCTATGACGTCATTGGCTGGCCATGGATCGAAGCTCAGGACATTGTTGATGCAGTGCCTAAAGACGTGACCGAAATCAATCTGCATATCAACAGCCCTGGCGGATCTGTGTTTGAAGGTACCGCTATTTACAACTGGCTTAAGAACCATTCTGCAAAAATCAATGTCTACATAGACGGCCTGGCCGCCAGTATGGCCTCGATCATTGCCATGGTCGGCCAGACCATCATTATGCCCAGGTCGGCATTCTTTATGATCCACGACCCTTGGGCTTTAATGATCGGTACGGCCGAGGATCTGCGCAAAGAAGCTGACCTTTTGGACAAGATTGAGACAGTTATGTCTGAAATTTATGCTGAGCGTTCCGGTAAGGACCTGGGCCAGATCCGGGGCTGGATGCACCAGGAAACATGGTTCACTGGGTTAGAGGCCATCGAGGCAGGATTTGCTGACCAGCTTGACGGCAATAATCCTGATACTCAGGCAGCACAGGCAATGTTTGACCTATCAATTTTTGACCGGGCTCCAGGGAAGGCTCCAGACAGAAAAGCCACACCGCAGACGTTACAGCGTGCGGCCAGCGCCCGCGTTAACAACATAAAAACGGAGGAAGAGAAAATGAATCCAGAACTCAGAAAACTGTTGGAGGCCAAGGGCCTGGCCAAGGATGCGACCGATGAACAGGCCCTGCAGTTCATGAAGGACCTTTTGGCAAGAGGCGATCTTTCCAGCGATGATCAAAAAAAGATCCGCTCCGAGGAAAGAAAGGCTGAAAAGACCCGCCAAAAAGAAATTCGTCAGGCCGTTCGCCTGGCAGGCCTTAAGGAGGCCTTTGCCGAAGAGCTTATTGAAAACGATACCACCCTTGATGCGGCCAGGGAAAAAATCTTTGCCAAGATGGCAGAAACCAACCCGCCCATTGGTGCCGGGCGCATCCAGTCGGGTGAAACCGAAAACGAGAAATTCAAGTCCGCGGCTGTCGATGCCCTGGTTATGCGCGCTGGCCTGCACATTGAAAAACCCACTGCCGGAGCAAAACAGCTCATGGGCTACGAGATAGCCCAGATAATCCGTGAGTCTCTGATGAGGTCTGGCCACGATGTTTCCAGCCTGCACTCCCGGCGCATGGTTGCGGACTTCGTGTTCAACAGCAGGCAGATGACCATGACCACCAGCGACTTTCCAGAGATATTCCGGGATGCTGCCAACAAGACCCTGCAGAAATCGTATGAGGAGATTCCGGTCACCTATCCTGCCTGGACCAACAGGGTCCCGGCAACAGATTTCAAGGACATGTACAATGTGTCCTTGTCTGAAGCCCCCGACCTGGATCTGGTCAGCGAGGCCGGGGAATACAAGTATGGGGATCTCAAAGACTCCGCAGAAAAATACAGGGTGTTCAAATATGGAAAAATCGTCAAGCTGACCTTTGAATCCATTGTCAATGATGACCTGCGTGCCTTTACCAGGCTGCCCAGGCTGCTTGGCTCAGCAGCCCGCAGAAAAGAAAACGAGCTGGTGTACAGCCTGCTTACCAGTGGCAGCAACAATCATGGCCCGACCATGAGCGACAACAGGCAGCTTTTCAAAACCACGGTCCATAAAAACCTGCTGCAAACTGGCAGAGCCATTACCGCTGAGAATCTGGATGCAGCCCGCCAGCTCATGCGCGCCCAGAAAGGCCTTAAGGGATCCAGACTGAATATCGAGCCCAGGTTCCTGCTTGTATCGCCCAAAAAAGAGATGGTCACTGATGTCCTGCTCAGAAGTGCGGCCAGTGTAACTGACGATAAGAATTCCGGAGTGCTCAACCCCATGCAGGGCAAGTTTGTATCCATAGTCGAACCGTACCTTTTGGACGTCTTTTCCGGCCTTGGATGGTACATAATCGCCGACCCTGCCCAGTTTGACACTTTTGAGGTGGCTTATCTGGATGGATACGAACAGCCCCAGATCATGGAACGGGAAGCATTCACCAGTGATGCCATTGAATGGAAAATCCGCCACTTCTTTGGCGTCGGAGCCATGGAATTCAGAACCCTGGTCCTGAACGACGGCACTGCATAA
- a CDS encoding phage portal protein: MSSSGDIVVDPRQSNPRLKTDPWSRYVAKAIGLFAPRAALNFLHSRAVLSHYTGASPKGPDQGWNPPNKSADAVLARDRTRLLARARDLERNSSHVSGAINKICNNVVYTGIFPQARLKTSDGKLHKAHNDRIEEGFQLWAEDDLVNFYDLQELFVRHSWIEGEFFLHRFWDEDLREKGLVPLGLEILETDFLDSSKNETGSSGNKVKNGIEYNLQGRPVAYWMFKEHPGDCLWGSTFNESVRIPATEIKHVFHRRRASQGRGVSWLASIIMEMRDFSEYQSSERIAARLAAAFGIFIESPYAEHQMTHPLAGTDQDTPSIADIPKYMEPGRIDVLPIGMKISAAQYNRPGQTYEPFTKTSLKSASTGSGLSYENFSNDYEGSTYSSARQAILEERRGYRKMQFFLNRHPNNWVWKSWIDYARLAQMLGSLPQRVPVQWQNPGWPWIDPQKDARGAQLELGMKITNRRRLAAERGLDWDEEIEELAEEEAILKEKKLNATEE; encoded by the coding sequence ATGTCATCTTCGGGGGACATCGTGGTTGATCCCAGGCAAAGCAATCCCCGGCTCAAGACTGATCCCTGGTCCAGGTATGTTGCCAAGGCCATCGGCCTGTTTGCCCCCAGAGCCGCACTGAATTTCCTGCACTCCAGAGCTGTCCTTTCCCATTATACCGGAGCTTCGCCAAAAGGTCCGGATCAAGGCTGGAACCCTCCAAACAAATCAGCCGACGCTGTCCTGGCTCGTGACCGAACAAGACTTCTGGCCCGGGCTCGTGATCTGGAACGCAACTCTAGCCATGTTTCCGGAGCTATCAATAAAATCTGCAACAATGTGGTTTATACCGGAATCTTTCCCCAGGCCCGCCTGAAAACATCAGACGGAAAGCTGCATAAGGCACATAATGACCGTATCGAAGAGGGGTTCCAGCTTTGGGCAGAGGACGATCTGGTCAACTTTTACGACCTTCAGGAACTCTTTGTCCGGCATTCATGGATTGAGGGAGAGTTCTTTCTGCATCGCTTCTGGGACGAGGATCTGCGGGAAAAAGGGTTGGTCCCTCTTGGCCTTGAGATCCTGGAAACAGATTTTCTTGACAGCAGTAAAAACGAGACAGGGAGCAGCGGAAACAAGGTCAAAAATGGCATTGAATATAACCTTCAAGGACGCCCCGTGGCTTACTGGATGTTTAAGGAACATCCAGGTGACTGTCTCTGGGGATCCACTTTCAACGAATCTGTTCGCATTCCAGCTACTGAAATCAAACATGTCTTTCACCGCCGCCGGGCCTCCCAGGGCCGAGGTGTGTCCTGGCTGGCATCCATCATCATGGAAATGCGTGACTTCAGCGAGTACCAGAGCTCTGAGCGCATAGCCGCCCGCCTGGCCGCGGCCTTCGGCATCTTCATTGAGTCGCCCTATGCAGAACATCAGATGACCCACCCCCTTGCAGGCACCGACCAGGACACACCCAGCATTGCAGATATTCCCAAATATATGGAGCCGGGACGCATCGATGTTTTGCCCATAGGCATGAAGATCAGCGCCGCACAGTACAACCGCCCCGGTCAGACCTACGAACCGTTCACCAAGACCAGCCTTAAGTCCGCATCCACCGGGTCAGGACTTTCTTATGAAAATTTCTCCAACGACTATGAAGGGTCAACATACTCCAGCGCTAGACAGGCGATTCTGGAAGAACGGCGCGGCTACCGCAAAATGCAGTTTTTTCTGAACCGACACCCCAACAACTGGGTCTGGAAGTCTTGGATAGACTATGCCCGCTTGGCCCAGATGCTGGGCAGCCTGCCGCAAAGGGTCCCTGTCCAGTGGCAGAACCCTGGCTGGCCATGGATCGACCCCCAAAAAGATGCCCGGGGAGCACAACTTGAACTCGGGATGAAGATTACCAACCGCCGCCGTCTGGCAGCTGAGCGAGGATTGGACTGGGACGAGGAAATAGAAGAGCTGGCCGAGGAAGAGGCCATTCTTAAAGAGAAAAAACTTAACGCTACGGAGGAATAG
- a CDS encoding toxin-antitoxin system HicB family antitoxin, with protein sequence MHKVEKNINYYLKLPYKMEILPIPEGEGGGFMATLPELGREVFVGDGDTIEEAIESLESIKNIMFEEYLRSGVNIPEPESRPADSFSGKFVLRVPRILHKELASGAKKENVSLNQYVNMLLSQTNERLQLFKRLTSVIDCHFMSIKQDIEKLSFQINTSDKGAKKCPLSDKMFDGQYNFEYAKAV encoded by the coding sequence ATGCACAAGGTTGAAAAAAATATAAATTATTACTTAAAGCTGCCATATAAAATGGAAATTCTGCCGATCCCTGAAGGTGAAGGAGGGGGGTTTATGGCAACCCTTCCAGAACTCGGAAGAGAAGTTTTTGTTGGAGACGGCGACACAATCGAAGAGGCCATCGAAAGCCTTGAATCAATAAAAAATATAATGTTCGAGGAGTATCTTCGTAGCGGGGTAAATATTCCAGAGCCAGAATCAAGGCCTGCAGACTCGTTCAGTGGAAAGTTTGTTTTAAGGGTTCCGAGAATCCTGCATAAGGAACTGGCCAGTGGAGCAAAGAAAGAAAACGTCAGCCTAAATCAATATGTAAACATGCTGCTATCTCAAACAAATGAACGTTTGCAGCTTTTCAAGAGACTGACATCCGTAATTGACTGTCATTTTATGTCCATTAAGCAGGATATTGAAAAGCTGTCTTTTCAGATTAATACGTCTGACAAAGGCGCAAAGAAATGTCCCCTTTCAGATAAGATGTTTGATGGTCAATATAATTTTGAATATGCCAAAGCGGTATAA
- a CDS encoding protein-export chaperone SecB, whose protein sequence is MKSKKSEDFKIPPDKYREILRNIRLKEIVLLNANIKSNRDNFAKSLKVDINLSSSSFQKHDDNVDIDIKCRLVAFEEKKSHYAILMESFYRMSIIAGEGFDEDFFEIYKEINLPVNIWPYFREFIANTSYRMGMPPMTLPFYKT, encoded by the coding sequence ATGAAATCTAAAAAATCAGAAGATTTCAAAATTCCACCTGACAAGTACAGGGAGATATTAAGGAATATAAGGTTGAAGGAGATTGTCTTGCTTAATGCCAACATTAAGTCAAACCGGGATAACTTCGCCAAGTCTTTGAAGGTTGATATAAACTTGTCGTCAAGCTCTTTTCAAAAGCATGATGATAATGTTGATATTGATATTAAATGCCGACTAGTCGCGTTTGAAGAAAAAAAGTCGCATTATGCTATTTTGATGGAATCATTTTACCGAATGTCAATAATTGCTGGGGAAGGCTTTGATGAAGATTTTTTTGAAATATATAAAGAAATCAACCTGCCGGTAAATATCTGGCCGTATTTTAGAGAGTTTATTGCTAACACTTCCTACAGGATGGGCATGCCGCCAATGACTCTCCCGTTTTATAAGACCTAA
- a CDS encoding restriction endonuclease subunit S, with protein sequence MVKSAVHKSPVQLLGTTSDVVAPLDPTDLPEEEFHWSSVMLAEVIERGSRLEASVFNIEGRHARKLIDQCKWEQTVISGETGLSTAYHRPRFKRIWVDKPGIPIFQPSQITEINPKPSGYISYKTNTDIDALKVHKGQILLTCSGTIGRTALVGKTLDGQIFSHDLLRITCKEHHDTGYLYAFLKTQTGKALIRTSEYGAVVSHIEPEHLESIPIPNPPPILKRKVHDLIMNSYALRDESNDLLSEAERLLYDALKLPPLEKLRQHAFDGKPNLLNYQVNLSQIDGRLDASYHIPVIDSIMRLLKKKALAVTVIGNPKISKRIIHPARFARVYVKEGQGVPFFSGKQICELDPSTKKYLSLAKHRDRVEHDLKLTANMTIITRSGTIGKVALVPEHWNELIASDDIIRVEPSSPEIGGYLFIFLASEYGRELLLRFMYGSVQKHIEDHHVAQTPVPLLKDSSVQSKINRLALEANAKRTEAYHAEQKAIRITNEEVIHSH encoded by the coding sequence ATGGTAAAATCAGCTGTCCACAAAAGCCCTGTCCAGTTATTGGGGACCACTTCAGACGTTGTTGCTCCTCTTGATCCTACAGACCTCCCTGAGGAGGAATTTCACTGGAGTTCGGTGATGCTTGCTGAAGTAATAGAGCGCGGCTCAAGACTTGAAGCAAGCGTTTTCAATATTGAAGGTAGGCATGCACGAAAGCTGATTGATCAATGTAAATGGGAGCAAACAGTAATCTCAGGTGAGACTGGGTTGTCCACTGCCTACCACCGCCCAAGATTTAAAAGAATTTGGGTTGACAAGCCAGGCATCCCAATCTTTCAGCCCTCCCAAATCACAGAAATAAACCCAAAGCCAAGTGGCTATATTTCATATAAGACCAATACCGATATCGACGCGTTAAAGGTACACAAAGGCCAAATATTGCTAACCTGTTCAGGTACAATCGGAAGAACAGCTCTCGTCGGAAAAACTTTGGATGGTCAAATATTCAGCCACGACCTTTTACGTATAACTTGCAAAGAACACCACGACACTGGATATCTTTATGCTTTCCTGAAAACCCAAACCGGTAAAGCTTTGATTCGTACTAGCGAATATGGTGCTGTAGTATCGCACATCGAGCCAGAGCATCTTGAATCCATTCCCATTCCAAACCCACCACCCATTTTGAAACGAAAGGTACATGATCTTATAATGAATTCTTATGCATTGCGTGACGAGTCAAATGACCTTCTTTCGGAGGCAGAAAGGCTTTTATATGATGCACTCAAGCTACCTCCTTTGGAAAAACTGCGACAGCATGCTTTCGACGGCAAACCCAACTTACTCAATTATCAGGTCAATCTTTCCCAGATAGATGGTCGACTTGACGCTTCCTATCATATACCGGTCATAGACTCCATCATGCGCCTTTTAAAAAAGAAAGCCCTCGCAGTAACTGTCATTGGCAATCCAAAAATATCAAAACGTATTATTCATCCCGCTCGATTTGCACGCGTGTATGTTAAAGAAGGCCAAGGCGTACCGTTTTTTAGCGGAAAACAAATCTGTGAACTCGATCCATCTACAAAGAAATATTTGTCCCTTGCTAAGCACAGAGATCGAGTAGAGCATGACCTGAAACTTACTGCTAATATGACCATCATAACTCGAAGTGGAACCATCGGAAAAGTTGCACTCGTTCCAGAACACTGGAATGAACTTATTGCAAGCGATGATATCATACGAGTGGAACCTTCTTCTCCTGAAATTGGAGGATATCTATTCATATTCTTGGCGTCAGAGTATGGTCGAGAGCTATTACTTCGTTTCATGTACGGTTCTGTTCAAAAGCATATTGAGGATCACCATGTTGCTCAGACGCCTGTCCCGCTTCTGAAGGACTCATCGGTACAGTCTAAAATTAACCGCCTAGCACTTGAGGCTAATGCCAAACGCACAGAGGCCTACCACGCTGAACAAAAAGCCATCCGCATTACTAATGAAGAGGTAATTCACTCTCATTAA
- a CDS encoding N-6 DNA methylase translates to MTKLIVIPEGKICDYIDGKFRNDTPEEYVRQNIEKRLVNEHKYPKEQIAVEFTVNIGSRKPRADIVIFSAKAPSRTQEHIQTIIECKRENVLPTAKKDGVGQLQSYMSACPNCEWGMWTNGKHKEVFRKTVNENGKIKFVDFNDIPSADGRLEDIDRPKRNTLKNAVEDNLLFVFKTCHNHIYVTDGMQKQPAFFELLKVIFCKIEDERNLGKPLEFYASSGERSSPDGQLTVKKRIASIFDQVKRKHSRIFDQNDEIKLKPRSLAYIVSELQKYSLLNTHIDIKGKAYEELVGANLRGDRGEFFTPRNIMHMTVEMLSPSSEDKVLDPSCGTGGFLVTAMNKVIQEMESSLVDEWERPMSKWTDDEKRLFQQRIAEIASTNFFGFDLNPDLVKATKMNMVMNNDGSGNIFQTDSLLPPHAWDADFRKNLARALDVKESALRSCDKVNFYDVIVTNPPFGSKIPIKDSHILEQYELGHIWERDKNNRDRWKLTKRLQKSVPPEHLFIERCLQLLKPGGRMGIVLPDSILGAPGLGYIREWLIRKTRILASIDLHADTFQPRNGTQTSVLFLQKKDEKQVVEEEKTGNMADYPIFMATVERVGHDKRGNPLFKRDKHGNEILVPDVEIIELDQIADGTRTSRIESKRKVIDDQTELVPNVFHQWRKQEGLSW, encoded by the coding sequence ATGACGAAGCTGATTGTTATCCCCGAAGGAAAAATATGTGATTATATTGATGGTAAATTTCGTAATGACACTCCAGAAGAATATGTTCGTCAAAATATTGAAAAACGGCTTGTAAATGAACACAAATACCCAAAAGAACAAATTGCAGTAGAATTTACTGTAAATATTGGCTCCCGTAAGCCACGTGCGGATATCGTCATATTTTCTGCCAAAGCGCCTAGCCGCACCCAGGAACATATTCAAACCATTATCGAATGCAAAAGAGAAAACGTCTTGCCCACTGCGAAAAAGGACGGCGTGGGGCAGCTCCAATCCTACATGTCAGCATGCCCAAACTGCGAATGGGGGATGTGGACCAATGGCAAACACAAAGAAGTCTTCCGGAAAACAGTTAATGAAAATGGTAAAATAAAATTTGTTGACTTTAACGACATTCCTTCAGCTGACGGTCGCCTTGAAGACATTGATCGCCCCAAACGCAACACCCTTAAGAACGCAGTTGAAGACAATCTGCTCTTTGTTTTTAAGACTTGCCACAATCACATCTATGTTACAGATGGCATGCAAAAACAGCCTGCCTTCTTTGAACTCTTGAAAGTCATTTTCTGCAAGATTGAGGACGAACGAAATTTAGGAAAACCATTGGAATTTTACGCTTCCTCTGGAGAACGCTCTAGCCCTGATGGCCAGCTTACCGTCAAAAAACGCATCGCCTCAATTTTTGATCAAGTCAAAAGAAAGCACTCCCGAATTTTTGACCAGAATGACGAAATCAAACTTAAGCCTCGTAGCTTGGCCTATATTGTCAGCGAACTTCAAAAATACTCGCTTCTCAATACGCACATAGACATCAAGGGTAAGGCATACGAAGAACTAGTCGGGGCTAACCTTAGAGGCGATCGAGGCGAATTCTTTACGCCACGCAACATCATGCACATGACTGTTGAGATGTTATCTCCCTCATCTGAAGATAAAGTTCTTGATCCTTCTTGTGGTACTGGCGGCTTTCTTGTTACTGCCATGAACAAAGTCATACAAGAGATGGAATCAAGCCTTGTTGATGAGTGGGAAAGACCTATGTCAAAATGGACAGATGACGAAAAACGTCTTTTTCAGCAACGAATTGCCGAAATTGCTTCAACAAACTTCTTTGGGTTCGACCTCAATCCTGACTTGGTCAAAGCCACAAAAATGAATATGGTAATGAACAACGACGGTAGCGGCAATATCTTTCAAACCGACTCATTGTTGCCGCCCCACGCTTGGGACGCTGATTTTCGCAAAAATCTTGCTAGGGCTCTCGATGTGAAAGAGTCTGCTTTGCGTAGCTGTGATAAAGTCAACTTTTATGACGTTATCGTAACTAACCCACCCTTTGGCAGCAAAATCCCAATCAAAGATTCTCATATTCTAGAACAATATGAACTCGGTCATATATGGGAGCGGGATAAAAATAATCGAGACCGTTGGAAGTTGACTAAACGCCTGCAAAAATCGGTACCGCCTGAGCATCTCTTCATCGAAAGATGTCTTCAGCTTCTCAAACCGGGCGGGCGTATGGGAATCGTTTTACCTGATTCCATTCTCGGGGCACCCGGTCTCGGCTATATTCGGGAATGGCTCATTCGTAAGACCCGCATTCTAGCAAGTATCGATCTTCACGCAGACACATTTCAACCACGTAACGGCACACAAACATCAGTTTTGTTTCTTCAAAAAAAGGATGAAAAGCAGGTTGTCGAGGAAGAAAAAACTGGCAATATGGCCGATTATCCTATTTTCATGGCAACGGTAGAACGTGTTGGCCATGATAAAAGAGGTAATCCTTTATTTAAGCGGGATAAGCACGGCAATGAGATCCTTGTCCCTGATGTAGAAATCATCGAACTGGATCAGATCGCTGATGGAACCAGAACCAGCAGAATAGAGTCAAAACGAAAAGTAATAGACGACCAGACAGAACTTGTCCCAAATGTATTTCATCAGTGGCGCAAACAGGAGGGACTGTCATGGTAA
- a CDS encoding ImmA/IrrE family metallo-endopeptidase, giving the protein MNLYKLIGKRLSDEAGRSNIHPEAIAADIGEDVSRILSLFAGKPGFDIDLVEKVCSRLGINPFWVLSKEYSPSKVHFRNLNSAGRSSARKVEQAFYLVAEYLPTPEVLDIAPPDRSLKEQGVMSGQISNISESIKEIGYTPESIFRRINLPIIPVKADDFDAFLLCTENKYAVCVNSETAPVRIIFSLLHELAHFLFHRDTEVSPLKGYRRFNQYLTEDEMVEFESDKFAQHFLVPFKQAEKWAVQYPNVDPDDIQPVVDQSRTSRDVLAYAIHDQLMFRNKDVTPTEVKGHLEQIGIKHGPAGSIHLFLNEQKELIRNILHIYTNDFSENVLKNTLLSLDLENG; this is encoded by the coding sequence ATGAATCTTTATAAGTTGATAGGCAAAAGACTGAGCGATGAGGCTGGAAGAAGTAATATCCATCCGGAAGCGATAGCTGCTGATATTGGAGAAGATGTCAGTCGCATTTTGTCTCTTTTTGCGGGCAAGCCTGGCTTTGATATTGATCTTGTTGAAAAAGTCTGTTCCAGATTGGGAATTAATCCCTTCTGGGTGCTTTCAAAGGAATATTCTCCGTCCAAGGTCCACTTCAGAAACCTCAATTCTGCTGGACGGAGCTCAGCTAGAAAGGTTGAGCAGGCATTTTATCTTGTCGCTGAATACCTGCCAACTCCTGAAGTGCTTGACATAGCCCCGCCTGACCGCTCTCTCAAAGAGCAAGGCGTCATGTCTGGTCAGATCAGCAATATCTCAGAAAGTATAAAGGAAATCGGTTACACTCCGGAATCTATTTTCCGAAGGATCAACCTTCCAATTATTCCCGTCAAGGCTGATGATTTTGATGCCTTCCTGCTTTGCACTGAAAATAAATATGCTGTCTGCGTAAATAGTGAAACAGCGCCTGTTAGAATAATTTTTTCCCTGCTTCATGAACTTGCTCACTTCCTTTTTCACAGAGATACCGAAGTTTCTCCTTTAAAAGGCTACAGGCGATTCAACCAATATTTGACAGAAGATGAAATGGTCGAATTTGAATCTGATAAATTTGCCCAGCATTTCCTTGTTCCATTTAAACAGGCAGAGAAGTGGGCTGTCCAGTATCCGAATGTAGATCCGGACGATATTCAGCCTGTTGTGGATCAGAGCCGGACCAGCCGGGATGTCCTGGCTTATGCCATTCATGATCAGCTCATGTTTAGAAACAAGGACGTCACACCAACAGAGGTGAAAGGTCACCTTGAACAGATTGGCATTAAACACGGCCCGGCAGGCAGTATTCATCTATTTCTGAACGAGCAAAAAGAACTGATTCGCAACATTCTTCACATCTATACTAATGATTTTTCCGAAAATGTTCTCAAAAATACTTTACTGTCATTGGATCTGGAAAATGGATAA